From the genome of Callithrix jacchus isolate 240 chromosome 7, calJac240_pri, whole genome shotgun sequence, one region includes:
- the LOC103794477 gene encoding large ribosomal subunit protein eL28, which translates to MSAHLQWMVVRNCSSFLIKRNKQTYSTEPNNLKARNSFRYNGLIHRKTVGVEPAADGKGVVVVMKRRSGQRKPATSYVRTTINKNARATLSSIRHMIRKNKYRPDLRMAAIRRASAILRSQKPVMVKRKRTRPTKSS; encoded by the coding sequence ATGTCTGCGCATCTGCAGTGGATGGTCGTGCGGAACTgctccagtttcctcatcaaGAGGAACAAGCAGACCTACAGCACCGAGCCCAATAACCTGAAGGCCCGCAACTCCTTCCGCTACAACGGGCTGATTCACCGCAAGACCGTGGGCGTGGAGCCGGCGGCCGACGGCAAAGGCGTGGTGGTGGTCATGAAGCGGAGATCCGGCCAGCGGAAGCCTGCCACCTCCTACGTGCGGACCACCATCAACAAGAATGCTCGCGCCACGCTCAGCAGCATCAGACACATGATACGCAAGAACAAGTACCGGCCCGACCTGCGCATGGCAGCTATCCGCAGGGCCAGCGCCATCCTGCGCAGCCAGAAGCCTGTGATGGTGAAGAGGAAGCGGACCCGCCCCACCAAGAGCTCCTGA